A segment of the Aureimonas sp. SA4125 genome:
TGGGGCTGCATCGAGGAGCATCCCTTCCTGCATTTCGAGGTCTGCTACCATCAGGCGATCGACTATGCGATCGCGCACAGGCTCGCCGTGGTCGAGGCCGGCGCGCAGGGCGAGCACAAGCTCGCCCGGGGCTACGCTCCCGTGACGACACATTCGGCGCACTACATCCGCCATCCCGGGCTTCGCGATGCGATCGAGGACCATCTGGAATTCGAGCGGCGCGAGGTCGAAAAGCGGCAGATGATTCTCGCCGAGCACACGCCTTTCAAAAAGTGCGAGGATTGACGGACAAACCGTTCCGTCAGAGACCGGCGACCGGACACGTGCTGGAGGGAGACGCCCGATGACGGAAACCTACGATCCGACGAACATCTTTGCCCGAATCCTGCGGGGGGAGATCCCGCGCCACGAAATTTTCGAGGACGAAGTCGCCCTCGCCTTCATGGATGTCATGCCCCAGTCGAAGGGCCATTGCCTGGTCATCCCGAAGGCGCCGTCACGCAACCTGCTCGACGCGTCCGACGACACCCTTGCGCAACTGATGCCCCGCGTTGCCCGCCTCGCCCGTGCCGCGCGCAAGGCCTTCGATGCCGATGGTATTCTCGTCAGCCAGTTCAACGAGGCGCCGGCGGGGCAGACGGTCTTCCACCTGCATGTCCACGTGATTCCCCGCTATGCGGGAGTGGTCCTTGTCCCGCATTCCGGCGGTATGGCCGATCCCGGCATGCTGGCGGAACAGGCGGCCCTCATCCGCGCCGCCCTCGACTGACGGAGACGCGTCGCGCGGCGGCCTGAAAG
Coding sequences within it:
- a CDS encoding HIT domain-containing protein, producing MTETYDPTNIFARILRGEIPRHEIFEDEVALAFMDVMPQSKGHCLVIPKAPSRNLLDASDDTLAQLMPRVARLARAARKAFDADGILVSQFNEAPAGQTVFHLHVHVIPRYAGVVLVPHSGGMADPGMLAEQAALIRAALD